From a single Mangifera indica cultivar Alphonso chromosome 19, CATAS_Mindica_2.1, whole genome shotgun sequence genomic region:
- the LOC123203420 gene encoding probable LRR receptor-like serine/threonine-protein kinase At3g47570, whose translation MVEKKEQSIHCEIELASDNSKALITFVYGLNGYIERRELWKDINRYKSDFNGCPWVVLGDFNAIRRKEEKVGRVVRWESHEEELNKCCIEAHLEDLRFMGSYYTCSNMSEGENRIACKLDRILVKKKWLKEVLRSIGVFLPSGLSDHNSCVLIGVKADELALLDFKNQITQDPLQIMSSWNASIHFCNWTGVNCSSTNGRVTVLNLASLKLAGTIPPSIGNLTALTAMNLYNNSFHGELPEEIGRLQHLQTLNFSNNYFGGSIPTNLSRCAELRILGFAYNEFIGQIPEQLGSLSKLVFLSFGANHLSGKIPASIGNLSSLASLFLSANNLQGSIPEELGLILGLRMFQLAGNNLSGTIPSSIFNLSLIFYFSVTENQLQGQLPSDVGLTLHNLEMFGGGANYFTGSIPASLSNASNLSLIDFGQNSLTGNIPESLGRLKSLFRLNFGYNRLGKGEVDELNFFSSLANCTSLQILGLYGNGFGGELPKSIGNLSTQLQVLDIGGNLIHGNIPAEIGNLVNLVAFSLEENYLSGRVPEAIGRLQNLQALYLDSNKISGSIPRSLGNMTELNTLVLNSNDLEGSIPPSLGRCQKLLALDLSNNKLNGTIPTEVVSLSSISKYLRLSNNFLTGSLPVDVGNLKNLVELDVSKNKLSGEIPSSLGSCTTLARLYLGSNMFGGTIPESLEGLRGLEELDLSWNNLSGQIPEFLSQLSFLKYVNLAYNKLEGEVPKGGIFANTSANISLIGNDKLCVSIPELLLPLCPTKVFEKHANIKVVISITIGVTVAILLVISFILYSKMKFPKTTFSTSSINSQLFLSYSDILKSTDNFSDEKLLGVGSFGSVYKGALPGEEKIVAIKVLKVEHRRALKSFTDECNALKSIRHRNILKILNVCSSVDYEGNDFKALVLEFMCNGSLDKWLHPVPNELSGGIKILSFMQRLNVAIDVASAFEYLHHYCETPVVHCDLKPSNVLLDEDMTAHVGDFGLSKLLLESSNNAPTSAGLRGSIGYFPPEYMDGHVSRLGDIYSYGILLLEMFTSKRPTDNMFKDGLNIHKFVSAAFPDHVMDVVDPSLLFEEENEDDGIEEAMNKNLEPQTKNKRKMEELLVAVMRIGLMCSKTSPRERMPMNHVVNNLKAVKNSYL comes from the exons ATGGTTGAAAAAAAGGAACAAAGTATTCATTGTGAAATTGAGCTTGCAAGTGATAATTCTAAAGCTTTGATAACTTTTGTGTATGGGTTAAATGGTTACATTGAGAGGAGAGAGCTTTGGAAGGACATTAACCGTTATAAAAGTGACTTCAATGGGTGCCCTTGGGTGGTCTTAGGTGACTTTAATGCTATTAGAAGAAAGGAGGAAAAGGTGGGAAGGGTCGTTAGATGGGAATCCCATGAAGAAGAGTTGAATAAATGTTGCATTGAAGCTCATCTTGAAGACCTTAGATTCATGGGGTCTTACTATACTTGCAGCAACATGAGTGAAGGAGAAAACCGAATTGCTTGTAAGCTTGATAGAATCTTGGTGAAAAAGAAGTGGCTTAAAGAGGTCCTAAGATCTATAGGGGTATTCCTTCCTAGTGGACTCTCAGATCATAACTCGTGTGTTCTTATTGGAG TCAAGGCCGATGAACTTGCGTTACTTGATTTCAAGAATCAAATAACTCAAGATCCTCTTCAAATCATGAGCTCCTGGAATGCCTCTATCCATTTCTGCAATTGGACTGGTGTTAACTGCAGTTCAACTAATGGAAGAGTCACAGTCTTGAACTTGGCGTCGCTAAAATTGGCTGGAACGATACCGCCTTCAATAGGAAACCTTACGGCTCTTACAGCTATGAATCTGTATAACAATAGCTTCCATGGTGAACTTCCTGAAGAAATAGGTCGTTTACAACACCTACAAACTCTCAATTTCAGTAACAATTACTTTGGCGGGAGTATTCCAACGAATTTATCTCGTTGTGCTGAGCTTAGAATATTAGGATTTGCTTACAACGAGTTTATCGGGCAGATTCCGGAGCAGCTTGGTTCATTGTCGAAACTGGTATTTCTAAGCTTTGGAGCTAACCATCTTTCAGGAAAAATTCCAGCTTCGATTGGAAATCTTTCTTCTCTTGCCTCTCTGTTCCTTTCCGCCAATAATTTACAAGGGAGCATACCCGAAGAACTTGGGTTGATATTAGGCTTGAGAATGTTTCAACTGGCTGGTAATAATCTGTCTGGAACGATcccctcttcaatcttcaaTCTTTCTTTGATATTCTATTTCTCTGTAACTGAAAACCAGCTGCAAGGTCAACTACCCTCAGATGTTGGTCTCACTCTGCATAATCTTGAGATGTTTGGAGGAGGAGCTAACTATTTTACAGGAAGTATTCCTGCATCATTGTCAAATGCTTCTAATCTATCCCTCATTGATTTTGGTCAAAATAGCCTCACCGGGAATATTCCAGAAAGTTTGGGAAGACTGAAAAGCTTATTTAGACTTAATTTTGGATATAATAGACTTGGAAAGGGCGAAGTTGAtgaattgaatttcttttcttccttagctaatTGTACTAGTCTTCAAATTTTGGGTCTATATGGAAACGGTTTTGGGGGAGAATTGCCTAAGTCCATAGGAAACCTTTCAACTCAATTGCAGGTTTTAGATATTGGAGGGAATCTGATCCATGGGAACATCCCTGCTGAGATTGGAAACCTAGTTAACCTAGTTGCCTTTTCATTAGAAGAAAACTACTTAAGTGGCCGTGTTCCTGAAGCTATTGGGAGGCTCCAGAATCTACAAGCATTGTATTTGGATTCCAACAAAATTTCTGGATCAATCCCACGTTCACTTGGCAACATGACTGAATTAAATACGCTTGTTTTGAACAGTAATGATCTCGAAGGAAGCATACCTCCAAGTCTTGGAAGGTGTCAAAAATTGCTAGCACTggatttatctaataataaactaaacGGCACCATACCCACAGAAGTTGTCAGTCTTTCTTCCATTTCAAAGTATTTGCGTTTGTCTAACAACTTTTTGACTGGTTCACTACCAGTTGACGTGGGTAACTTGAAAAATCTTGTAGAGTTGGATGTTTCTAAGAACAAATTATCAGGTGAAATTCCTAGTAGCCTTGGTAGTTGTACTACTTTGGCACGCTTATACTTGGGAAGTAACATGTTTGGAGGGACAATTCCTGAATCTTTGGAGGGTTTAAGGGGCTTAGAAGAATTGGATCTTTCTTGGAACAACTTATCTGGCCAAATCCCTGAATTTTTAAGCCAACTTTCATTTCTCAAGTATGTAAATCTTGCATATAATAAACTTGAAGGTGAAGTACCCAAGGGAGGAATCTTTGCAAATACAAGTGCCAATATTTCACTTATTGGAAATGACAAGCTTTGCGTCAGTATTCCGGAACTACTTCTACCACTATGCCCAACAAAAGTTTTTGAAAAGCATGCTAATATAAAGGTGGTAATCTCTATAACTATTGGTGTCACAGTTGCAATTCTGTTGGTGATTTCgtttattttatattccaaAATGAAATTTCCAAAGACAACTTTCTCCACATCTTCGATTAATAGCCAATTATTTCTATCTTACTCTGACATTTTAAAATCAACTGATAACTTTTCTGATGAAAAATTGCTTGGAGTGGGTAGTTTTGGTTCTGTCTACAAAGGTGCTCTTCCTGGTGAGGAGAAAATAGTTGCAATTAAGGTGTTAAAAGTTGAACATCGAAGAGCTTTAAAGAGTTTCACGGATGAATGCAATGCTTTAAAAAGTATACGACATCGGAACATCCTCAAGATCCTAAATGTTTGCTCAAGTGTTGATTATGAAGGTAATGACTTTAAAGCTCTTGTTTTAGAGTTCATGTGTAATGGAAGTTTGGACAAGTGGTTACACCCGGTTCCTAATGAGCTATCTGGTGGAATCAAGATTTTGAGCTTTATGCAAAGACTCAATGTAGCAATTGATGTTGCTTCTGCTTTTGAGTATCTGCATCACTATTGTGAGACTCCAGTTGTGCATTGTGATCTCAAGCCAAGCAATGTGCTACTTGATGAAGATATGACAGCCCATGTTGGTGACTTTGGATTGTCCAAGCTCCTTCTTGAATCTTCAAATAATGCCCCAACATCAGCAGGTCTAAGAGGTTCTATTGGCTATTTCCCTCCAg AGTATATGGATGGCCATGTTTCGAGGCTGGGAGACATATACAGCTATGGTATATTATTGCTGGAGATGTTCACAAGTAAAAGACCAACAGATAACATGTTTAAAGATGGCTTAAATATTCATAAGTTTGTTTCAGCGGCTTTTCCAGACCATGTCATGGATGTCGTTGACCCATCATTACtctttgaagaagaaaatgaagatgatggAATAGAAGAAGCCATGAACAAAAACTTGGAACCTCAaacgaaaaataaaaggaaaatggaaGAATTGTTGGTTGCAGTGATGAGAATTGGCCTCATGTGTTCCAAAACATCTCCTAGAGAGCGGATGCCAATGAACCATGTGGTCAACAATCTGAAAGCCGTTAAAAACTCTTATCTTTAA
- the LOC123203419 gene encoding uncharacterized mitochondrial protein AtMg00810-like, translated as MVVSLYVDDLLVTEGDLSIISKFKENMQCEFEMANLGVMTYFLGIEFNQFKDGIFISQSKYASDLLEKFNMQNCKTVTIPLVANEKYKDKESNDFVEVTSYRSLIGSLLYLSSTRPDIMFSTSLLSRFMQSPKLIHMRVAKRVLRYIRGTAEFGLWFSKSQSCDVIGYSDSDWVKSLSNSKSTSGYCFSLGSVVFCWNSKKQAVVAQSSTEAEYIAASNASNQAIWLKKLLTDLGQIQNNGIVLHIDNNATIAITQNPVYYG; from the coding sequence ATGGTTGTGTCCCTGTATGTGGATGACTTGCTGGTGACAGAAGGAGACTTAagcattatttcaaaatttaaagagaatATGCAGTGTGAATTTGAAATGGCAAACTTAGGTGTGATGACATATTTTCTGGGAATAGAGTTTAATCAATTTAAGGATGgcatttttatttctcaaagCAAATATGCTTCTGATTTGCTTGAGAAGTTTAATATGCAGAATTGCAAAACTGTGACCATTCCTCTAGTTGCCAATGAAAAGTATAAGGACAAGGAATCCAATGATTTTGTAGAAGTCACTAGTTATAGAAGCTTAATTGGAAGTCTTTTGTATTTATCATCCACTAGACCTGACATAATGTTCTCTACCTCTTTGCTATCAAGATTCATGCAGTCACCTAAGTTAATTCACATGAGGGTTGCTAAAAGAGTCTTGAGATACATTAGAGGGACAGCAGAGTTTGGACTGTGGTTTTCGAAATCTCAAAGTTGTGATGTTATTGGTTACTCGGACAGTGACTGGGTTAAAAGTCTTTCAAATTCAAAGAGCACTTCAGGTTATTGTTTTTCACTTGGAAGTGTTGTCTTTTGTTGGAATTCAAAGAAACAAGCTGTAGTTGCCCAATCTTCAACTGAAGCTGAATACATAGCAGCTTCAAATGCCTCAAACCAAGCTATTTGGCTGAAGAAGTTACTCACTGACCTTGGACAAATACAGAACAATGGGATTGTGCTTCATATTGACAACAATGCTACCATAGCCATCACTCAAAATCCAGTTTATTATGGCTGA
- the LOC123203546 gene encoding UPF0301 protein BF2109-like: protein MDLWTVHVKSTNLSPVCMIRNLKPSLGNFGKVGVFEIRVLRGRVVSSSNVYQQSLLVTAMAKKNHDNTSGNGDREGDNLKHNNSSDNNKSNDTASQKSHHINLDWREFRANLFAREQAEKTESDVQNQAGMTYESKPLGLKWAHPIPVPETGCVLVATEKLDGIRTFERTVVLLLRSGTRHPQEGPFGIVINRPLHKRIKHMKPTNNELATTFADCSLHFGGPLEASMFLLKTGQLKLSGFEEVIPGLCFGARNSLDEATSLVKKGVLRPQDFKFFVGYAGWQLDQLREEIESDYWYAAACSSDLICRALSDSSSDSLWEEILQLMGGHYSELSRKPKQDN, encoded by the exons ATGGATCTGTGGACTGTTCATGTGAAGAGCACAAACTTAAGCCCTGTTTGTATGATAAGAAACTTGAAACCCAGCTTGGGAAATTTCGGAAAAGTTGGTGTTTTTGAGATCAGGGTTTTGAGAGGCAGGGTCGTTTCTTCTTCTAATGTTTATCAACAATCTTTACTTGTCACAGCTATGGCTAAGAAGAATCACGATAACACATCTg GAAATGGAGACCGAGAAGGAGATAATTTGAAACATAATAATTCTTCAGACAACAACAAATCCAATGACACTGCATCCCAGAAGTCTCATCACATAAACTTGGACTGGAGAGAGTTCAGAGCAAATCTATTTGCGCGGGAACAG GCAGAGAAGACGGAGTCTGATGTCCAAAACCAAGCTGGGATGACCTATGAGTCCAAACCTCTTGGCCTCAAATGGGCCCACCCTATACCAGTTCCTGAGACTGGCTGTGTCCTTGTTGCCACTGAAAAGCTTGATGGGATTCGTACCTTTGAGAGAACTGTTGTTCTCCTTCTCAGGTCTGGAACAAGGCATCCACAAGAGGGTCCATTTGGGATAGTCATCAACCGCCCACTTCACAAAAGGATCAAGCACATGAAACCTACAAATAATGAACTAGCTACTACTTTTGCCGATTGTTCATTGCATTTTGGTGGACCTCTTGAAGCAAGCATGTTTCTACTGAAAACAGGGCAGTTGAAGCTTTCTGGGTTTGAAGAGGTGATCCCTGGCCTATGTTTCGGAGCTCGAAACAGTTTAGATGAAGCCACAAGCCTAGTGAAGAAAGGGGTGCTTAGGCCTCAGGATTTCAAATTTTTCGTTGGTTACGCTGGCTGGCAGCTTGATCAATTGCGAGAAGAGATTGAATCAGATTACTGGTATGCCGCTGCGTGTAGCTCTGATTTGATTTGCAGGGCCTTATCAGATTCATCATCAGATAGTTTATGGGAGGAAATTTTGCAGCTAATGGGCGGTCACTACTCTGAATTGAGCCGGAAGCCTAAGCAAGATAACTAG